In one Culex quinquefasciatus strain JHB chromosome 2, VPISU_Cqui_1.0_pri_paternal, whole genome shotgun sequence genomic region, the following are encoded:
- the LOC119766499 gene encoding uncharacterized protein LOC119766499, which produces MLNSLEALAGKISPGSGKSSPPVGTSPGGAGPGTTLLDSNGNKVLLGGYVAAHHHQLLHAAKHPYQKPGLSNNNNTGNVVVNGSSGGAAALGGGVPPAIGIGSTSNGTTAGTTPPAAILAEHYPHHHHLQSSLHQLHLLHQQQQQRTAAAGSPGGPAGAATIPDVPDGMTEAMQLDAMNAAKEK; this is translated from the coding sequence atgctTAATTCGTTGGAAGCGTTGGCCGGCAAGATTTCGCCCGGATCCGGCAAGAGTTCCCCACCGGTCGGAACGTCCCCGGGAGGAGCCGGCCCGGGCACCACCCTGCTGGACAGTAACGGCAACAAAGTGCTGCTAGGTGGATACGTAGCGGCCCACCACCACCAGCTGCTGCACGCGGCAAAGCACCCGTACCAGAAGCCGGGcctcagcaacaacaacaacaccggaAACGTCGTCGTCAACGGAAGTTCCGGCGGTGCGGCGGCCCTCGGTGGTGGCGTCCCACCGGCCATCGGAATCGGCAGCACCAGCAATGGGACCACCGCCGGGACGACGCCACCGGCGGCCATCTTGGCCGAGCATTACCCGCACCACCATCACCTCCAGAGCAGTCTGCACCAGCTGCATCTGttgcaccagcagcagcagcagcggacgGCGGCGGCCGGAAGTCCCGGCGGGCCGGCCGGAGCGGCCACCATTCCGGACGTGCCCGACGGGATGACCGAGGCGATGCAGCTGGACGCGATGAACGCAGCGAAGGAAAAGTGA